The segment GGGTCAGCTGGAAACCGTCGTTGAACGGATCCTTCCACGGATCCAGGAACGAGGTGAGGCGCTTGATGCGGTAATCCTCGGCCGTCGCCGCGTAGATCAGCAGCGGCACCAGCGGCAGCGCCAGCAGGAGCAGGTTGCGCATGCGCGCGCCGGCCAGCCAGACCATGCCAACGGTGGTGGCCACCACGAGGGCGGCCGAACCGAAGTCGGGCTGGGCCAGCAGCAACAGCACGATGAAACCGGCCACGGCGATCGGCTTCACCACGCCGAACAGTTCGTATTCCACGCCTTCGCGGTGGCGAACCAGGTAGCTGGACAGGTAAGCGACGAGGATCAGCTTCATCGCCTCGACGGGCTGGAAGCTGGTGACGAACAGGTTGATCCAGCGGCGCGCACCGTTGATGCGCATGCCGAAGCCCGGCACGAACACCAGCAGCAGGCCGACCACGCCGAGCAGGAGCAGCAGCGTGCTGTGCTTTTCGATCAGCTTCAGTTCGGTGCGCATGGCCACGCCGGCGAGGATGCAGCCGCCGAAGAGGAAGCCGATGTGGCGCTTCAGGTAATAGAAGGCGCCCACGTGCGAGCCATCGGCCACGGCGATCGAGCTGGAGGTGACCATCACCACGCCGATCGCGGCGAGCGCGAGCGCGGCCACGAGCAGCGGGAGGTCGAAACTCCCCCGCGGGCCCTGGCGGCGCTGTGCCTGCTTGTTGCCGAAGCCAAACATGATGTCTTAGCGCACCTTCAGGGTAGCGAGGCCAATAAGCACCAGCACGACGCTGATGATCCAGAAACGCACGATGACCCGCGGTTCGGGCCAGCCTTTCAGTTCGAAGTGGTGGTGGATGGGGGCCATGCGGAAAATCCGCTTGCCGCGCAGCTTGAAGCTGCCCACCTGCAACATCACCGAGGCGGTTTCCATCACGAACACGCCGCCCATCACCAGCAGCACGATTTCCTGGCGCACGATGAGGGCCACGCAGCCGAGCGCGGCGCCGATGGCCAGCGCGCCCACATCACCCATGAACACCTGGGCCGGGTACGTGTTGAACCAGAGGAAGCCGAGGCCGGCACCGGCCAGCGCGCTGCAGAAGATCGCCAGCTCGCCCGCACCGGGGATCGACGGGATGCCGAGGTATTCGGAGAACAGCTTGTTGCCGGCCAGGTAGGCAAAGATGCCCAGCGCGCCGGACACCAGCACGCTCGGCATGATCGCCAGGCCGTCCAGGCCGTCGGTGAGGTTCACTGCGTTGGAGAAGCCGACGATGATGAAGTAGCCGATCACCACGAACATCAGGCCCAGCGGCAGCGCCACCTGCTTGAACAGCGGCACGTACAGCGCGGTCTCGGCCGGCAGCTGGTGCGTGTAGTACAGGAACAGCGCAGCGCCCAGGCCGAACACGGACTGCCAGAAGTACTTCCAGCGGCTGGCGAGGCCACGGCTGTCCTTCAGCACCAGCTTGCGGTAATCGTCGTAGAAGCCGATCGCGCCGAAGGCCAGCGTCACCACCAGCACCACCCACACGTAGCGGTTGCCGAGGTCGGCCCACAGCAGGGTGGAAATGCCGATGGCGAACAGGATCAGCGTGCCGCCCATGGTCGGCGTGCCGGCCTTGGAAAGGTGAGTCTGCGGGCCATCGCTGCGCACCACCTGGCCGGCCTTCAGCGCCGCCAGCTTGCGGATCATGGCCGGGCCCAGCAGCAGCGACACGGACAGCGCGGTGAGCGCCGCCATGATCGCGCGGAAGGTGATGTATTGGAAAAGATGCAGCGACGTGAAGTGCCGAGCCATCCATTCCGCCAGTTCAAGCAGCATGGGATGCTCCTTCAGCGTACGACTTCATCGCCGCGACCACCCGCTCCATGCCAGACGATCGCGACCCTTTCACCAGGACCGTGACGCCCTCGTGGATCTGCGCACACGCGGCCTCGATGAGGGCTTCCTGCGTGGCGAAATGTTGCGCGCCGGCGCCATAGGCGTCGACGGCGGCGGCGCTCTTCACGCCGACGGCGAGCAGGCGCTCGATGCCGCGCTTGTGCGCAAGCGCACCGATGCTGGCGTGCAGTGCCAGCGTGTCCGCGCCCAGTTCGGCCATGTCACCCATCACCAGCCAGCGCTCGCCGCGGGCCAGGGCCAGCGTGTCGATGGCGGCGGCCGCGGAACCCGGGTTGGCGTTGTAGCTGTCGTCGATCAGGGTCCAGCCGCCCGGCATCGGCTCCAGGTTCAGGCGGCCCGGCACGTGCGGCACGTTCGACAGGCCATCGACGATGGTTTCCACCGGCACGTCCAGCGCCACCGCGATCGCGGCGGCCGCCAGGGCGTTGGCCACGTTGTGGCGGCCGGCCAGCGGCAACTGCACGTCGCCGTCGCCGTGCGGCGTGCTCAGCACGAAGTGCGTGCCGTCGATGCGCTCTTCGATGATGTCCGCGCCGATGTCCGCGCGATGCTCCAGGCCGTAGCTCAGCACGCGGCGGGTACCGGCCAGCCCGGCGAAGAACATGGCAAAACGCTGGTCGTCCACGTTGATGATGGCCACGCCGTCCGCGGGCAGCGAGGTGTACAGCGCGCCCTTGGTTTCAGCGACGCCTTCGATCGTGCCCATGCGCTCAAGATGCGCGGCGGCGATGGAATTGACGAGGCCAATATCGGGCCGTGCGATGGCGGCCAGGTAATCGATGTCGCCCGGCTTGCCCGCGCCCATCTCGAGCACGGCGTACTCGGTGTCTTCCGGCATGGCCAGCAGCGTGAGCGGCATGCCGATCTCGTTGTTGTAGTTACCGGCGTTGACGTGCGTGCGGCCGTGGCGCGACAGGATGGACGTGGTGAGCGTTTTCACCGTGGTCTTGCCGTTCGAGCCGGTGATGCCGATCACCCGCACCTTGTTGTTCTGTGCCCGCACGGAACTGGCGAGGTCGCCCAGCGCCAGCTGCGTGTCATTGACGATCACCTGCGGGATATCCACGGCCACCGGGTGGGTGACCAGCGCGGCGACAGCGCCCTTTTCCGCGGCGGCGGCGACGTAGTCATGCCCATCGACATGCTCGCCCGGCAGCGCGACGAACAGGTCGCCCTGCTTCAGCTTGCGCGTATCGATGGCGAAACCGGTGACGTCGGCATCGGCGCCATGCAGGCGGCCGCGAGTCCACAGGGCGACGGCGGAGAGACGCATCATGCGCGTGCTCCCTTGCCGCTGCCGGCCATGGCTTCCTGCGCCACGGCGAGGTCGTCGAAGGGACGCTTGCCCTCCGGGCCTTCCTGGTAAGTCTCGTGACCCTTGCCGGCGATCAGCACCACGTCGTCGGCCTTGGCCGAGGCGAGTGCCATGGCAATCGCCTTCGCGCGGTCGCGCTCGATCTTCACGGTGTCCGCGTGGACGAAGCCCGTGACGATCTGCGCGACGATGGCGTCGCCGTCTTCGCTGCGCGGGTTGTCGTCGGTGACGATCACCGTATCCGACAGGCGCTCGGCGATACCGGCCATGATCGGGCGCTTGCCCGTGTCACGGTCGCCGCCCGCGCCAAACACGCAGATCAGCTTGCCCTTGGTGTGCGAGCGCAGCGCCAGCAGCGCCTGCTTCAGCGCATCGGGCGTATGCGAGTAATCGACCACCACCAGCGGCTTCTTGCCGTCGCCGCCGAGGCGGCTCATGCGGCCGTTCACCGGTTGCAGGGATTCCAGCGCGGCGTGGATGCGCTCGAACGGCTCGCCCAGCGCGCCCAGCACCGCGGCGACCGCCAGCAGGTTGGCGACATTGAAGCGGCCGAGCAGCGCGCTGCGCACGGTGCGCATGCCCCACGGCGTGGTCAGGTTGAAGGACAGGCCCTTCGCCGAGGTGACGATGATGTCCGCGCGCACTTCCGCGTCCTTGTCGGTGGCCTCGTGGGCCATCGACGTGCGCAGCTTCTGCACGCCCTCGGGCAGGCCCTTGGCCAGCTTCGCGCCAAAGGCGTCGTCCACGTTGATCACGGCGGCCTTCAGGCCATCGAAGGCGAACAGCCGGGCTTTCGCCGCGCCGTAGGCTTCCATGGTGCCGTGGTAATCGAGGTGGTCGCGGGTGAGGTTGGTGAACACCGCCACGTCAAAGGCGATCGCGTTCACCCGGCCCTGCTCCAGCGCGTGCGAGGAGACTTCCATCGCCACGTGGGTCGCGCCGGCATCGCGGAAACCGGCGAACAGGCCCTGCATGCTGATGGCGTCGGGCGTGGTGCGCTCGCCTTCGACGATCGCGCCATGCATGCCGGCACCCAGCGTGCCCACGCTCGCCGGCTTCTTGCCGAGGAAGGCAAGGGCCTGGGCGATCAGCTGGACGGTGGACGTCTTGCCGTTGGTGCCGGTAACGCCGATCACGTCCAGCGCGCGGGTGGGCTCGCCATGGAAGCGGGCGGCGATGCTGCCGGTGTGCTCGCGCAGGTCTTTCACTGTGACCACGGGCACGCCCGGGTCGGCCGCGTCGAACGGGCCTTCGGCCAGGATCACGGCCGCGCCGTTCTCCACGGCCTTCGCCGCGAAGTCCATGCCGTGGCCCTTGCCGCCACGCAGCGCCACGAAGGCATCGCCGGCGGTGATCTCGCGCGAATCCAGCGAGAGGCCGGAAACGACGATTTCGCCGGCACCCTGGGCGTCGGCGAAACCATTCAGAAGTTCGTTGAGGCTCATCGTGCTCATGGCACCACCTCTTCCGCCGCACTGTCGTCGGCGGCCGGTGGCGCATTGGTTGTGCCGATCATCCCGCCCTGGCTCGGGCCGCCGGCGTACCAGCGGCCGACGTTGTCGGGCGGAATATCGAGGAGTCGGACGGCGCCGGTCATGACGTTGGCGAACGCGGGGCCTGCCACCGAACCACCGTAGTAGTGGGCGCCCTGCGGATCGTTGATCACCACGACCGTCACCACGCGCGGCGCGCTCGCCGGGATCATGCCCGCGAACAGCGACACGTAGTTGCGGGCGGTGTAACCGCCCACGGAATTCTTCTTCGACGTACCGGTCTTGCCGGCGACGCTGTAGTTGGCCACGGAGGCGAAACCGAAACCGGTGCCGCCCGGGGCCAGCACCGTCTCCAGCATGGCGACGATGTTGTGCGCCACTTCCGGCGTGATCACCTGGTTGGGCGGGTTGTCCGCGCCCTTGATGAAGCTCGGCGCGCGGTACGCACCACCGTTGGCGATGGCCGCGTAACCCGTGGCCAGCTGCAGCGGGGTCACGTTGAGGTTGTAGCCGTAGGCCAGGCGCGACTTCTCGATCGGCTTCCAGGTACGGCCCACCGGCAGGTAGCCCGAGGCTTCGCCGGGGAAACCGCTGCCCGTGCTGTTGCCGAGGCCAAACGACTTGTACATGCCGTAGAGGAAGTCGGTATCCAGCGACATGCCGATCTTGGCGGCGCCGACGTTGGACGACTTGGTGATGACGCCCGTCGGGGTCAGCGTGCCCCAGTTATGCGTGTCATGCACCGGCTTGCCGCCCACCACCCACGTACCCGGCGACGTTTCGATCAACGGCGCCGTCGGGGTGTACTTGCCGCTGGTGAGCGCGGCCGCCATCGTGAAGGCCTTCATCGTCGAACCGGGCTCGACGACGTCGGTGACGGCGCGATTGCGGCGCTCGGACGGGCTGCTGCCGCGCACGGCATTCGGGTTGAACGCCGGCAGGTTGGCCATGCCCAGCACTTCGCCGGTATGCACGTCCATCACGACGATGGAGCCGGAATCGGCCTTGTTGATTTCCAGCGCGGACTTCAGCGCGCTGTACGCCAGGTACTGGATGCGGCGGTCGATCGACAGCGTGAGGTCGCGGCCCGGCTGCGGCGCGCGCACCAGTTCCACGTCTTCCACGACGTGGCCCATGCGGTCGCGGATGACGCGCTTGGCACCCGGCTTGCCGGCGAGCCACGAATCAAACGCCAGCTCCAGGCCTTCCTGGCCGTGGTCGTCGATGTTGGTGAAGCCGAGGATATGGC is part of the Luteibacter pinisoli genome and harbors:
- a CDS encoding UDP-N-acetylmuramoyl-tripeptide--D-alanyl-D-alanine ligase, with the protein product MMRLSAVALWTRGRLHGADADVTGFAIDTRKLKQGDLFVALPGEHVDGHDYVAAAAEKGAVAALVTHPVAVDIPQVIVNDTQLALGDLASSVRAQNNKVRVIGITGSNGKTTVKTLTTSILSRHGRTHVNAGNYNNEIGMPLTLLAMPEDTEYAVLEMGAGKPGDIDYLAAIARPDIGLVNSIAAAHLERMGTIEGVAETKGALYTSLPADGVAIINVDDQRFAMFFAGLAGTRRVLSYGLEHRADIGADIIEERIDGTHFVLSTPHGDGDVQLPLAGRHNVANALAAAAIAVALDVPVETIVDGLSNVPHVPGRLNLEPMPGGWTLIDDSYNANPGSAAAAIDTLALARGERWLVMGDMAELGADTLALHASIGALAHKRGIERLLAVGVKSAAAVDAYGAGAQHFATQEALIEAACAQIHEGVTVLVKGSRSSGMERVVAAMKSYAEGASHAA
- the ftsW gene encoding putative lipid II flippase FtsW, which encodes MFGFGNKQAQRRQGPRGSFDLPLLVAALALAAIGVVMVTSSSIAVADGSHVGAFYYLKRHIGFLFGGCILAGVAMRTELKLIEKHSTLLLLLGVVGLLLVFVPGFGMRINGARRWINLFVTSFQPVEAMKLILVAYLSSYLVRHREGVEYELFGVVKPIAVAGFIVLLLLAQPDFGSAALVVATTVGMVWLAGARMRNLLLLALPLVPLLIYAATAEDYRIKRLTSFLDPWKDPFNDGFQLTQALIAVGRGEWLGVGLGSSVQKLFYLPEAHTDFILAVLAEELGLAGIATVIGLYIVLVGRGLYIGLKGVELGHRFSGYVAYGISLMLGFQAMVSIGVNLGVLPTKGLTLPLISSGGSSVLMTCCMVGVLLRATFEINRAEDARQTAVRNPATAVPVTAGGLA
- a CDS encoding UDP-N-acetylmuramoyl-L-alanyl-D-glutamate--2,6-diaminopimelate ligase, giving the protein MSTMSLNELLNGFADAQGAGEIVVSGLSLDSREITAGDAFVALRGGKGHGMDFAAKAVENGAAVILAEGPFDAADPGVPVVTVKDLREHTGSIAARFHGEPTRALDVIGVTGTNGKTSTVQLIAQALAFLGKKPASVGTLGAGMHGAIVEGERTTPDAISMQGLFAGFRDAGATHVAMEVSSHALEQGRVNAIAFDVAVFTNLTRDHLDYHGTMEAYGAAKARLFAFDGLKAAVINVDDAFGAKLAKGLPEGVQKLRTSMAHEATDKDAEVRADIIVTSAKGLSFNLTTPWGMRTVRSALLGRFNVANLLAVAAVLGALGEPFERIHAALESLQPVNGRMSRLGGDGKKPLVVVDYSHTPDALKQALLALRSHTKGKLICVFGAGGDRDTGKRPIMAGIAERLSDTVIVTDDNPRSEDGDAIVAQIVTGFVHADTVKIERDRAKAIAMALASAKADDVVLIAGKGHETYQEGPEGKRPFDDLAVAQEAMAGSGKGARA
- a CDS encoding peptidoglycan D,D-transpeptidase FtsI family protein; the encoded protein is MRARPGKLAVPSRRRGQGPSPRKRMTVMVAVLCVAASGLLVRAFDLQVVRKQFYQDQGDARFLREMPIAVSRGTIFDRNGEPLAVSTPVASIWANPPELLENADRIPDLARALHVDAEDLKQKIEQRADKEFMYITRQMRPEDAQAIMDLKIPGINSQREYRRYYPSGAVNSHILGFTNIDDHGQEGLELAFDSWLAGKPGAKRVIRDRMGHVVEDVELVRAPQPGRDLTLSIDRRIQYLAYSALKSALEINKADSGSIVVMDVHTGEVLGMANLPAFNPNAVRGSSPSERRNRAVTDVVEPGSTMKAFTMAAALTSGKYTPTAPLIETSPGTWVVGGKPVHDTHNWGTLTPTGVITKSSNVGAAKIGMSLDTDFLYGMYKSFGLGNSTGSGFPGEASGYLPVGRTWKPIEKSRLAYGYNLNVTPLQLATGYAAIANGGAYRAPSFIKGADNPPNQVITPEVAHNIVAMLETVLAPGGTGFGFASVANYSVAGKTGTSKKNSVGGYTARNYVSLFAGMIPASAPRVVTVVVINDPQGAHYYGGSVAGPAFANVMTGAVRLLDIPPDNVGRWYAGGPSQGGMIGTTNAPPAADDSAAEEVVP
- the mraY gene encoding phospho-N-acetylmuramoyl-pentapeptide-transferase yields the protein MLLELAEWMARHFTSLHLFQYITFRAIMAALTALSVSLLLGPAMIRKLAALKAGQVVRSDGPQTHLSKAGTPTMGGTLILFAIGISTLLWADLGNRYVWVVLVVTLAFGAIGFYDDYRKLVLKDSRGLASRWKYFWQSVFGLGAALFLYYTHQLPAETALYVPLFKQVALPLGLMFVVIGYFIIVGFSNAVNLTDGLDGLAIMPSVLVSGALGIFAYLAGNKLFSEYLGIPSIPGAGELAIFCSALAGAGLGFLWFNTYPAQVFMGDVGALAIGAALGCVALIVRQEIVLLVMGGVFVMETASVMLQVGSFKLRGKRIFRMAPIHHHFELKGWPEPRVIVRFWIISVVLVLIGLATLKVR